From the Chitinolyticbacter meiyuanensis genome, one window contains:
- a CDS encoding YaiI/YqxD family protein has translation MQIWVDADACPRVIKDILFRAAERTAVRTTLIANQLLAVPPSPWIVALQVPHGFDVADDEIVRRVAAGDLVITADIPLASAVIERGALVLDPRGERLTPENIRERLNLRDFMQGLRDAGVETGGPAGLSQSDRQAFARALDTLLAKRPKP, from the coding sequence ATGCAGATCTGGGTCGATGCCGACGCCTGCCCCCGCGTGATCAAGGACATCCTGTTCCGCGCCGCCGAGCGCACAGCGGTGCGTACCACGCTGATCGCCAACCAACTGCTGGCCGTGCCGCCGTCGCCATGGATCGTCGCCCTGCAGGTACCGCACGGCTTCGATGTGGCCGACGACGAGATCGTGCGGCGCGTAGCGGCGGGTGATCTGGTGATCACCGCCGACATCCCCCTCGCCAGCGCCGTGATCGAACGTGGCGCCCTGGTGCTGGACCCACGCGGCGAACGCCTCACCCCGGAGAACATCCGCGAGCGCCTCAACCTGCGTGATTTCATGCAAGGGCTGCGCGATGCCGGCGTCGAAACCGGCGGCCCTGCCGGCCTCAGCCAGTCGGACCGCCAGGCCTTCGCCCGCGCGCTCGATACGCTGCTTGCCAAGCGCCCGAAACCGTAA
- a CDS encoding thioredoxin family protein, with translation MALTPSTMLPLGSHLPGFELPDGEGRIHRHAALPGPKGLFVIFICNHCPYVKHINAALAPLGAEFAAQGVGMVAISSNDVASYPADAPELMVTHAAEHGYTFPYLYDESQAVARAFDAACTPDLYLFDAHGKLVYRGQFDDSRPGGAPATGNAIRAAVATLVAGEPPLTEQLPSVGCNIKWKN, from the coding sequence ATGGCCCTCACCCCCTCCACCATGCTGCCGCTGGGCAGCCACCTCCCCGGCTTCGAACTGCCCGACGGCGAAGGCCGCATTCATCGCCACGCAGCATTGCCCGGCCCCAAGGGGCTGTTCGTGATCTTCATCTGCAACCACTGCCCGTACGTGAAGCACATCAACGCGGCACTGGCACCACTCGGCGCGGAGTTCGCAGCGCAGGGCGTCGGCATGGTGGCGATCTCGTCGAACGATGTCGCGAGCTATCCGGCCGATGCGCCCGAACTGATGGTCACGCATGCCGCCGAGCACGGCTACACCTTCCCCTATCTCTATGACGAGAGCCAGGCCGTCGCCCGGGCGTTCGACGCGGCCTGCACGCCCGATCTCTACCTGTTCGACGCACACGGCAAGCTGGTCTATCGCGGCCAGTTCGACGACTCCCGCCCTGGCGGCGCACCCGCCACTGGCAATGCCATCCGCGCGGCCGTCGCCACGCTGGTCGCAGGCGAGCCGCCGCTGACCGAGCAGCTGCCCAGCGTAGGCTGCAACATCAAGTGGAAGAATTGA
- a CDS encoding SPOR domain-containing protein, translating into MKRSRSSGSGGGGSSLLTGLLIGLLAGVLAAVVLAFYLNRGSNPFSSAGKETPPDAVGNASAPAGKGPEVLRPGSDKEGDTQTNFDFYKVLPELSEGQDAKPTSAPSPVPAPEASVPAKVEAPKGTYLQVGAFQNEQDADNLKAKLALVSVEASIYTADVPDKGVWHRVRIGPFNSLGDLERTRELLKNNGVDGTVVRGN; encoded by the coding sequence ATGAAGCGTTCCCGCAGTAGCGGTTCCGGTGGCGGCGGTTCGTCGCTGCTGACCGGGCTGTTGATCGGCCTGTTGGCCGGCGTGCTCGCCGCCGTGGTGCTGGCGTTCTACCTGAACCGCGGCAGCAACCCGTTCAGTAGTGCCGGTAAGGAAACCCCGCCGGATGCCGTGGGCAATGCCTCTGCTCCTGCTGGCAAGGGTCCGGAAGTGCTGCGCCCGGGCAGCGACAAAGAGGGCGACACCCAGACCAACTTCGACTTCTACAAGGTGCTGCCGGAACTCTCCGAAGGGCAAGACGCCAAACCGACGTCCGCGCCCAGCCCGGTCCCGGCCCCCGAGGCCAGCGTCCCGGCCAAGGTCGAGGCGCCCAAGGGCACCTACCTGCAGGTGGGCGCGTTCCAGAACGAGCAGGATGCCGACAACCTAAAGGCCAAACTCGCGCTCGTCAGTGTCGAGGCATCGATCTACACAGCGGACGTGCCGGACAAGGGCGTATGGCACCGGGTACGCATTGGTCCGTTCAACAGCCTCGGCGATCTGGAAAGAACACGCGAACTGTTGAAGAACAATGGCGTCGATGGCACCGTGGTGCGCGGCAACTGA
- a CDS encoding GNAT family N-acetyltransferase, translated as MHITWTWRALADFDALTLFDYLRLRQDVFVVEQTCAYPDMDDYDAPSLHLTGHDDAGRLLGCLRLVPPGLKYAEPSLGRVVIAPVARGTGMGHLLIAEALRQAAARYPGQGQRIGAQAHLERFYGRHGFIRTGDEYDEDGIAHIDMVIDAAAMARYAPA; from the coding sequence ATGCATATCACCTGGACCTGGCGCGCGCTTGCCGATTTTGACGCCTTAACGCTGTTCGACTACCTGCGGCTGCGGCAGGACGTTTTCGTGGTCGAGCAGACCTGCGCCTACCCGGATATGGACGACTACGATGCGCCATCTCTGCACCTGACCGGGCATGATGACGCCGGCCGGCTGCTTGGATGCCTGCGGCTGGTGCCACCGGGACTCAAGTACGCTGAGCCCTCGCTCGGCCGCGTGGTGATCGCGCCGGTGGCACGCGGCACCGGCATGGGCCACCTGCTGATCGCTGAGGCGCTGCGCCAGGCCGCTGCACGCTACCCTGGCCAAGGCCAGCGCATCGGCGCGCAGGCCCACCTCGAACGCTTCTACGGTCGGCACGGCTTCATCCGGACCGGTGACGAATACGACGAGGATGGCATCGCCCACATCGACATGGTGATCGATGCAGCGGCGATGGCCCGTTACGCGCCGGCTTGA
- a CDS encoding short chain dehydrogenase: protein MRILIIGAHGTLGQAITRELSNHELVTAGRSNGDLRVDIKDADSVARMYREAGPLDAVVIAAGGGVMAPLAEFTVEQYRASFNDKLLGQVNVVLAGQHVLNDGGSFTLTSGILSHEPIPLGSAMTMGSAAIDAFAVAAAIELPRGLRINVVSPGMLVESLPVYGDYLRGFEPVPAARAALAFRRSVEGRDTGRVYRVY from the coding sequence ATGCGTATCCTCATCATCGGTGCCCACGGCACACTGGGCCAGGCCATCACCCGCGAACTCAGCAATCATGAACTCGTCACCGCCGGCCGCAGCAATGGCGATCTGCGGGTCGACATCAAGGACGCGGACAGCGTGGCGCGGATGTACCGCGAGGCCGGGCCGCTCGACGCGGTGGTGATCGCGGCCGGTGGCGGCGTGATGGCACCGCTGGCCGAGTTCACCGTCGAGCAATACCGCGCCTCGTTCAACGACAAGCTGCTGGGCCAGGTGAACGTGGTGCTGGCGGGCCAGCATGTGCTGAATGACGGCGGCAGCTTCACGCTGACCAGCGGCATCCTGTCGCACGAGCCGATTCCACTCGGCAGTGCCATGACCATGGGCTCGGCCGCGATCGATGCCTTTGCCGTCGCCGCGGCCATCGAGCTGCCGCGTGGCCTGCGCATCAACGTGGTCAGCCCCGGCATGCTGGTGGAATCGCTGCCGGTCTACGGCGACTACCTGCGCGGCTTCGAGCCAGTGCCGGCCGCGCGCGCCGCATTGGCGTTCCGCCGCAGCGTGGAAGGGCGTGACACTGGCCGGGTCTACCGCGTGTATTGA
- a CDS encoding Lrp/AsnC ligand binding domain-containing protein: MRTQYKTGRELDRIDYKILKALQANARLSITELAERVGLTATPCAERVKRLEESGVITGYHARLNPQKLDAPLLVFVELKLSHKSGEIFDDFRRTVATIPEVLECHLIAGDFDYLLKARLPDMTHYRRLLGDILLRLPGAAESRSYIVMEEVKETQALPMPD, from the coding sequence ATGAGAACCCAATACAAAACCGGGCGCGAGCTCGACCGCATCGACTACAAGATCCTCAAGGCGCTGCAGGCCAACGCGCGGCTGTCGATCACCGAGCTCGCCGAACGCGTCGGCCTCACCGCCACGCCATGCGCCGAACGGGTGAAACGGCTGGAGGAATCCGGGGTCATCACCGGATACCACGCCCGGCTCAACCCACAGAAGCTCGACGCCCCGCTGCTGGTGTTCGTCGAGCTCAAGCTCTCGCACAAATCCGGCGAGATCTTCGACGACTTTCGCCGCACCGTGGCCACCATTCCCGAAGTGCTGGAGTGCCACCTGATCGCCGGTGATTTCGACTACCTGCTCAAGGCCAGACTGCCGGACATGACGCACTACCGGCGCCTCCTGGGTGACATCCTGTTGCGCCTGCCCGGCGCCGCCGAATCGCGCAGCTATATCGTGATGGAAGAAGTGAAGGAAACGCAGGCACTGCCGATGCCGGACTAA
- a CDS encoding D-amino acid dehydrogenase gives MKVTVIGAGVVGVTAAWYLRQSGCEVTVLERHAAPAEETSYANAGQVSPGYAAPWAAPGVPLKAMKWLLQRHAPLRIRPDGSLFQLAWMARMLANCTPAAYERNKSRMVALAEYSRDELRRLRDGLGIGYEARSLGTLQLLRSAAQMEGARRDAAILANLGVPHRLLDVDELAEVEPALERVSGKLAGGLQMPNDETGDCRLFTQQLETAARAAGVDFRYLVDVERLIVERGRVTGIELDDGEALATDALVIAAGCASRVLAAPLGLDLPVYPVKGYSLTMPLAHHAADPDAAPRSTVLDETYKIALTRFDDRLRVGGMAELVGHDRRLDPARVATLQMVTRDLFPDAGDPEQAEAWTGLRPMTPDGTPLVCGTTLRNVFLNTGHGTLGWTMACGSGRVVADLVTGRVPEIDVAGLSLARYQRPDAAPRPVPQGGRQPAHA, from the coding sequence ATGAAAGTCACGGTGATCGGCGCCGGCGTGGTGGGGGTCACAGCCGCTTGGTATCTGCGGCAGTCCGGCTGCGAGGTGACGGTGCTGGAGCGGCATGCCGCGCCAGCGGAGGAAACCAGCTATGCCAATGCCGGCCAGGTTTCGCCCGGCTATGCGGCGCCGTGGGCGGCGCCTGGCGTGCCGCTGAAGGCGATGAAGTGGCTGTTGCAGCGTCATGCGCCGCTACGCATCCGGCCTGATGGCAGCCTGTTCCAGCTGGCCTGGATGGCGCGGATGCTGGCCAATTGCACGCCGGCTGCGTACGAGCGCAACAAATCGCGCATGGTGGCGCTGGCCGAATACAGCCGCGACGAACTGCGGCGGCTGCGTGATGGCCTCGGCATCGGCTACGAGGCGCGCAGCCTTGGTACGCTGCAGCTGCTGCGTAGCGCGGCGCAGATGGAAGGTGCCCGGCGCGATGCGGCCATTCTCGCGAACCTCGGCGTCCCGCATCGGCTGCTCGATGTGGACGAGCTCGCCGAGGTGGAACCGGCGCTCGAGCGCGTGTCCGGCAAGCTCGCTGGCGGCCTGCAGATGCCCAACGACGAAACCGGCGATTGCCGCTTGTTCACACAGCAGCTGGAAACCGCGGCAAGGGCAGCGGGCGTCGATTTCCGCTATCTGGTCGATGTCGAGCGGCTGATCGTCGAGCGCGGCCGCGTCACCGGCATTGAGCTGGACGATGGCGAGGCGCTGGCCACTGATGCGTTGGTGATTGCCGCCGGCTGCGCCAGCCGCGTGCTGGCTGCACCGTTGGGGCTGGATCTGCCGGTGTACCCGGTCAAGGGCTATTCACTGACCATGCCGCTGGCACACCATGCCGCCGATCCCGATGCGGCGCCGCGCTCCACCGTGCTTGATGAAACCTACAAGATCGCGCTGACCCGCTTTGATGATCGCCTGCGCGTGGGCGGCATGGCCGAACTGGTCGGCCATGATCGCCGGCTCGATCCGGCGCGCGTCGCCACATTGCAGATGGTCACCCGCGATCTGTTCCCCGATGCCGGCGATCCGGAACAGGCCGAGGCTTGGACCGGCTTGCGGCCGATGACGCCGGACGGCACGCCACTGGTGTGCGGCACAACACTGCGCAATGTGTTCCTCAACACCGGCCACGGCACGCTGGGCTGGACCATGGCCTGCGGTTCGGGCCGGGTGGTTGCCGACCTCGTCACCGGCCGGGTGCCGGAAATCGATGTGGCTGGCCTGTCGCTGGCGCGTTACCAGCGCCCCGATGCGGCGCCACGCCCGGTACCGCAGGGTGGCCGGCAGCCGGCGCATGCCTGA
- the argH gene encoding argininosuccinate lyase, with amino-acid sequence MQDNANKTWSGRFNEPVSELVKRYTASVSFDKRMAEVDIQGSLAHATMLNKVGVLSAEDLRAIQGGMADILDDIRHGSFDWSLDLEDVHMNVERRLTEKIGDAGKRLHTGRSRNDQVATDIRLYLRGAIDTLVGLVGELQGSLLELADKHATTVMPGFTHLQVAQPVTFGHHMLAYVEMLGRDAERLADCRRRVNRMPLGSAALAGTTFPVDRRYTAELLGFEAVCENSLDAVSDRDFAIEFTAAAALTMTHLSRLSEELILWMSPRFGFIDIADRFCTGSSIMPQKKNPDVPELVRGKTGRVNGSLISLLTLMKGQPLAYNKDNQEDKEPLFDTVDTLTDTLRIYADMMRGVTVKPEAMERAARQGFATATDLADYLVKKGLPFRDAHEAVALAVRYAEEKRKDLSDLTLVELQSFSPLIGSDIFEVLTLEGSLAARDHVGGTAPNQVRMQVARWREKLVG; translated from the coding sequence ATGCAGGATAACGCCAACAAGACTTGGTCCGGCCGCTTCAACGAGCCCGTGTCGGAACTCGTCAAGCGCTACACCGCGTCCGTTTCATTCGACAAGCGCATGGCCGAGGTCGACATCCAGGGCTCGCTGGCGCATGCCACCATGCTGAACAAGGTGGGTGTGCTGTCCGCAGAGGATCTGCGCGCCATCCAGGGCGGCATGGCCGACATCCTCGACGACATCCGCCACGGCAGCTTCGACTGGTCGCTCGATCTCGAAGACGTGCACATGAACGTCGAGCGTCGCCTCACCGAGAAGATCGGCGATGCCGGCAAGCGGCTGCACACCGGCCGTTCGCGCAACGACCAGGTTGCCACCGATATCCGTCTCTACCTGCGCGGCGCCATCGATACGCTGGTCGGCCTCGTCGGCGAACTGCAGGGCTCGCTGTTGGAGCTGGCCGACAAGCACGCCACTACCGTGATGCCGGGTTTCACCCACCTGCAAGTGGCGCAGCCGGTCACCTTTGGCCATCACATGCTGGCCTATGTGGAGATGCTGGGCCGCGATGCCGAGCGTCTTGCCGATTGCCGCCGCCGCGTGAATCGCATGCCGCTGGGCTCGGCAGCGCTCGCCGGCACCACCTTCCCGGTTGATCGCCGCTACACCGCAGAGCTGCTCGGCTTCGAGGCCGTGTGCGAGAACTCGCTCGATGCGGTGTCCGATCGCGACTTCGCCATCGAATTCACTGCCGCCGCCGCGCTGACGATGACCCATCTGTCGCGGCTGTCGGAAGAACTGATCCTGTGGATGAGCCCGCGCTTCGGCTTTATCGACATCGCCGACCGCTTCTGTACCGGCAGCTCGATCATGCCGCAGAAGAAGAACCCGGACGTGCCGGAGCTGGTGCGGGGCAAGACCGGCCGCGTCAACGGCAGCCTGATCTCGCTGCTCACGTTGATGAAGGGCCAGCCGCTGGCGTACAACAAGGACAATCAGGAAGACAAGGAGCCGCTGTTCGATACCGTCGACACGCTGACCGACACCCTGCGCATCTACGCCGACATGATGCGCGGCGTGACGGTGAAGCCGGAAGCGATGGAACGCGCTGCCCGCCAGGGCTTCGCCACTGCGACCGACCTCGCCGATTACCTGGTGAAGAAGGGCCTGCCGTTCCGTGATGCACACGAGGCTGTCGCGCTCGCGGTGCGCTATGCCGAGGAAAAGCGCAAGGATCTGTCGGATCTGACCCTGGTCGAGCTGCAGAGCTTCTCGCCATTGATCGGCAGCGACATCTTCGAGGTACTCACGCTCGAAGGCAGCCTTGCCGCGCGTGACCACGTCGGCGGCACCGCGCCGAACCAGGTGCGGATGCAGGTGGCCCGCTGGCGCGAGAAGCTGGTTGGCTGA
- a CDS encoding LysR family transcriptional regulator: METISSAGQQMQWAIAFAAVAEHGSFTAAAAALACSKALVSKQVAQLEALLGTQLLYRSTRKLSLTEAGQLYLAHCRDWGAGLSAARQAIAELGRAVAGTVRLTVPTSFGGVFMADALAALHERHPGLQIELDLSREVRDLEADGFDAAIRSHLPPPERLVARPLAMAQDWLVAAPELVAHLGVPQHPADLTAWPCLANSFFRQDLPWPLSRGGILHSAAGPVALRANDYQLLRNLALRGSGALRIPAYLVAADVAGGRLQRLLPDYQLPAQPLYLIYPQRLPQPAKVRALVDFLTDWFRQPQQAERLGHAAAKE; encoded by the coding sequence ATGGAAACAATCTCGAGCGCCGGGCAACAGATGCAGTGGGCAATCGCCTTTGCCGCGGTCGCCGAGCACGGCAGCTTCACCGCCGCCGCCGCTGCGCTTGCCTGCTCCAAGGCGCTGGTCAGCAAGCAGGTCGCGCAGCTGGAGGCGCTGCTCGGCACACAACTGCTGTATCGCAGCACGCGCAAGCTGTCGCTCACCGAGGCGGGGCAGCTCTATCTCGCGCATTGCCGCGATTGGGGCGCCGGGCTCAGCGCCGCACGCCAGGCGATCGCCGAGCTGGGACGGGCGGTGGCCGGCACCGTGCGGCTGACGGTGCCGACGAGCTTCGGCGGTGTGTTCATGGCCGATGCACTGGCCGCGCTGCATGAGCGCCACCCCGGACTGCAGATCGAGCTCGACCTCAGCCGCGAGGTGCGTGATCTGGAAGCGGACGGCTTCGATGCCGCGATCCGCTCGCATCTGCCGCCGCCTGAGCGGCTGGTCGCCAGGCCGCTCGCCATGGCGCAGGACTGGCTGGTGGCCGCCCCCGAACTCGTTGCCCATCTCGGCGTACCGCAACACCCGGCCGACCTCACTGCGTGGCCCTGCCTTGCCAACAGCTTCTTCCGCCAGGACCTGCCGTGGCCGCTATCACGTGGTGGCATACTGCACAGCGCCGCCGGGCCGGTGGCATTGCGCGCCAATGATTACCAACTGCTGCGCAACCTGGCGCTGCGCGGTAGCGGCGCGCTGCGCATCCCTGCCTATCTCGTCGCCGCCGATGTCGCCGGTGGCCGCCTGCAACGCTTGCTGCCCGACTACCAGCTGCCCGCGCAGCCCCTCTACCTGATCTACCCGCAACGCCTGCCGCAACCGGCCAAGGTGCGCGCGCTGGTGGACTTTCTCACCGACTGGTTCCGCCAGCCACAACAAGCCGAGCGGCTGGGCCACGCCGCCGCCAAGGAATAA
- a CDS encoding thiol:disulfide interchange protein DsbA/DsbL — MFARMLKWGVLAAGLLAASLTFAATEGKEYKRLAKPQPVAKPGKLEVVEFFWYGCPHCFAVEPYVETWAKKLPADVNFRRVHVMWPGRSDLEGHAKIFVALEQMGIGEKYAMPVFRAVQTDRIELRRADTLFDWVKKQGIDQAKFKAAYNGFSMGVSLAKLSQAAQDYKIEGVPTFIVNGKYVTSPSMVGTEDSRVFQVIDELLAKERGSKPAAKPAAPAKK; from the coding sequence ATGTTTGCTCGGATGTTGAAGTGGGGTGTGCTCGCAGCCGGCCTGTTGGCGGCTTCGCTGACGTTTGCCGCGACCGAAGGCAAGGAATACAAGCGGCTGGCCAAGCCACAGCCGGTCGCCAAGCCGGGCAAGCTCGAAGTGGTCGAATTCTTCTGGTACGGCTGCCCGCACTGCTTCGCAGTCGAGCCCTATGTCGAGACGTGGGCCAAGAAGCTGCCCGCCGACGTGAACTTCCGCCGCGTGCACGTGATGTGGCCCGGCCGCAGCGATCTGGAAGGCCATGCCAAGATCTTCGTCGCGCTGGAACAGATGGGCATCGGCGAAAAGTACGCCATGCCGGTGTTCCGCGCCGTGCAGACCGATCGCATTGAGCTGCGCCGCGCCGATACGCTGTTCGATTGGGTGAAGAAGCAGGGCATCGATCAGGCCAAGTTCAAGGCCGCGTACAACGGCTTCTCCATGGGCGTGTCGCTGGCCAAGCTGTCGCAGGCCGCGCAGGACTACAAGATCGAGGGCGTGCCGACCTTCATCGTCAACGGCAAGTACGTGACGTCACCCAGCATGGTCGGCACCGAGGACAGCCGCGTGTTCCAGGTGATTGACGAGTTGCTCGCCAAGGAGCGTGGCAGCAAGCCCGCCGCCAAACCGGCGGCACCGGCCAAGAAGTAG
- a CDS encoding GNAT family N-acetyltransferase yields MDIQFTTDLDRMDWPRITGWLASSYWSPGISRRHVEQGARASTVVISAYVGGEQVGYGRAVSDTVRFLYLADIYVDEAWRGRGIASKLVQQLLAHPLLERVANGYLLTGDAQPLYRRFGFEAYPTPERFMIRRNPQALDITAD; encoded by the coding sequence ATGGATATCCAATTCACCACCGACCTTGATCGCATGGACTGGCCGCGCATAACAGGCTGGCTCGCCAGCAGCTACTGGTCGCCCGGCATCAGCCGGCGCCATGTCGAGCAGGGCGCACGAGCCTCGACCGTGGTGATCAGCGCCTACGTCGGTGGCGAACAGGTCGGGTATGGCCGCGCGGTCAGCGATACGGTGCGCTTTCTTTACTTGGCCGACATCTACGTCGATGAAGCCTGGCGCGGCCGTGGCATTGCCAGCAAGCTGGTGCAGCAACTGTTGGCGCACCCGTTGCTGGAACGGGTAGCCAATGGTTATCTGCTCACCGGCGATGCGCAGCCGCTCTATCGCCGCTTCGGCTTCGAGGCCTATCCGACGCCGGAGCGTTTCATGATCCGGCGCAATCCGCAGGCCCTGGACATCACTGCGGACTGA